The stretch of DNA GCGGCACCCGCACGGCGGCGATCACCGGCGCCTGGGTGGCGTTGCACGAGTGCTTCACCTGGATGCGCGGCCGCTCGATCATCTCGGTCGATCCGATGCGCGACCACGTCGCGGCGATCTCCTGCGGCATTCACAAGGGCACGCCCGTGCTCGACCTCGACTACGCCGAGGATTCCGGCGCCGAGACCGATGCCAACTTCGTCATCACCGGCTCGGGCGGCATCGTCGAGGTGCAGGGCACGGCCGAGGTGAAGCCGTTCTCCGAGGAGGAGTTCCTGAGCCTCCTGCGGCTGGCCAAGACCGGCACCGCCGCCCTGGTGGCGCTCCAGAAGCAGGCGATCGCCTGATGGCCCGGCTCCTCACCGGGCGGGTCGTGATCGCGACCCACAATGCCGGCAAGCTGCGCGAGATGCGCGAGCTGCTGGCGCCCTTCGGCGTCGAGGCCGTCTCGGCCGGCGAGCTGAACCTGCCGGAGCCGGACGAGACCGGCACGATGTTCTCGGAGAACGCCGCCATCAAGGCGCGGGCGGCGACCGAGGCCACCGGGCTGCCGGCCTTCGCGGACGATTCGGGGCTCTGCGTCGATGCCCTCGACGGGGCGCCCGGCCTGTTCTCGGCCCGCTGGTCCGGCGGCTCGAAGGATTTCTCGGGGGCGATGGCGCGCATCGAGCGGGAGCTGACGAGCCGCGGTGCCACCGACCGCCGCGCGCACTTCGTCTCGGCCCTGGTCCTGGCCTGGCCGGACGGGCAC from Methylobacterium aquaticum encodes:
- the rdgB gene encoding RdgB/HAM1 family non-canonical purine NTP pyrophosphatase; this translates as MARLLTGRVVIATHNAGKLREMRELLAPFGVEAVSAGELNLPEPDETGTMFSENAAIKARAATEATGLPAFADDSGLCVDALDGAPGLFSARWSGGSKDFSGAMARIERELTSRGATDRRAHFVSALVLAWPDGHEELFEGRVFGELVWPPRGDKGFGYDPMFKPDESPLTFGELSSEEKHGIDWAKREALSHRARAFLALEAACLRRPD